The genomic window GCTTAACGCAATCAGGAAAAAATCAATTTACCTTTCTAGACTATTATGGCAACCTTTTTGATAATTATCCATAATCAATTGGATGATTATAATGAATCATTCTTTGGGAATATGGGGCTATCTAGCTTTGATCCCCATTGTGAACTTATGCAAATCAGGGATGTTCGCACAGGGGCTTAACATCATTTGGATATTTCTGATATGCTGATTGTGTAAAGTTTGGTAGCTCTATAACAAAGGTTTATAGAAGTTATCAACACCTGCCCAAATCAAATTTACAGCTAAAATAAAATTCTCTAAGCAAATTTTATTTGGTCTTAATGTTTAACAATTTTTTTGGCATCGGTCTTTAGATATATTTCATTTTTCGCAAGATGGCTTGAGCGAGAAGCTGGGATCTGCGATCGCTCTGAGGGAAAGTAAAGAATGCCAAAAGAAGCGATTTGCCCTCAAGCGCAAATCACTGACCATTAAGGATTGAAATTAAACCTGGTTAATCACGCCTTCCATTAGAAGCACCTCACCCCGCCTCCGGCTCCCCTCTCCGTGAACGGAGAGGGGCTGGGGGTGAGGTTCTATCAAACGCAGGAACTAGGCTTAAAAAGTCAGTTGACGCGCCGTACTATCGTCAACGAAACGCTGTTCGCCAACACCCACTAGCTGCACAATGGTTTCGCGGTTGGGTGGCGTCCAATTGCCTTCACGGGCGGCAATTTCAACCCTCGTTTGTTGTCCTTGGGAATAAACGCGGTAGGTCGTGGTGGCAAAAGCACCCGTTTGATATTCAAATGTATGCCCATCATCTTCATAGAGCCTACACTCACCATGTCCAGGCCAGATGCGGAGGGTAAGTTCGTCAAGGGGACGCTCATCCGTGTATTGCATCACCGGCTGCATGGGGATAATCGCTCCCGCACGCACATATAGCGGCATTCGCTCTAACGGTGCATGAGCTAAGATATGCGTCGCGCCTTCGTAACGTTCTCCTGTCCACCAGTCGTACCAAGTGCCTTCCGGAAGATACAGTGCCCGATACTCTACTCCTGGTCGATAGATGGGTGCTGCCATGAGGGAAGAACCGAGCAATACTTGGTCGTAGAGTTTATAGGTTTTCGGGTCGTTGGAGAAATGATAGAGTAAGGGACGTAAAATCGGTGCGCCAGTGGTTGCCGCTTCCCAGAAAAGTGTGTAGATATAGGGCAATAGCTGGTAGCGGAGATTAATATATTCGCGGCAGATAGCTTCAACGCGATCGCCAAAAACCCAAGGTTCGTGTCTTGCCGTACTCATTGCCGAGTGACCGCGCATCAATGGGTAAAGCATTCCCACTTGCATCCACCGGGCAAATAACTCAGCCGTGGCATTGCCAGCAAAACCGCCAATATCTGAACCGACAAACGCCACACCCGATAGTCCCATATTGCAGAGCATCGGCAGCGACATCTCCAGATACTCCCACAGCGATTGATTATCGCCCATCCACACCGACGACCAACGCTGAATTCCGGCAAAACCGGAGCGGGTCAGTACAAACGAGCGCTCTGTAGGACGCAGTCGCTTCAGCCCTTCGCAAGCCGATTGAGCCATTGATTGCCCGTACAGGTTGTGAGTTTCGGTATGGGTGGTGCGTTCTTCTGGCGAACCTTGAGGCGCATCTAGGGGGAAGGATATTTTATTGCCCGGATCTCCAAACGGGCGATCGTCTATCGCCGGTTCGTTCATGTCGTTCCAGATACCCGCAACGCCGACTTCCGTCAGGCTTTTGTGCAAGTCGCCCCACCACTGGCGCACTTCCGGACGCAGGAAATCGGGAAATACCGCTTTATCGGGCCAAACGTAGCCGTGGAATAGTTCACCCTCTGCCTTACGGATAAAATAGTCATTTTCTATCCCTTGGTCGAAGACGTGGTAATCGGCTTCCGGCTCGTACTTGACGCCTGGATCGATAATTGTCACTGTCTTAAAGCCATCCTGCGCCAAGTCATTGACCAATTGGGCAGGGTCGGGGAACCGTTTGGGACTCCAGGTAAACACCCGATAGCCGTTCATGTAGTCGATATCGAGATGAATCACATCGCAAGGAATGCGACGGTTGCGGAATTCCTGGGCAAGTTCTCGCACCACCTCTTCAGATTCGTAACTCCAACGGCATTGGTGATAACCAAGCGACCATTTCGGCGGAAGTTGCATTCGACCTGTTAGCTGGGTGTAGGTGCTAAGAATTTGCGCCGGTTCGGGGCCGTAAATGATGTAATAATCCAGTTCATCGCCCCGCGTTTCCATCCGATAGACGCCCGGTTGTTCCGCACCGATGTCGAACTGGCTCCAAAAAGTGGTGTTGAAGAAGATACCGTAGGCGAGTTCTGGACGCAGCGCGATAAAAAATGGAATCGCCTGGTACATTTCATCGGTAAAGGAGCTGTAATCGAGGGCGTCAACTGTCCAGTTTGTTTGGACTTCGCTGAGTTTGTCGAGTAGCTTGGTGCGTTCGCCAAAACCGTAGAAATGTTCATCGGCTTCGATGCGCTTCCAGGCAGCGATCGCGCCCATGCGTCCAGCCATCCCCATCCCGGTATCTTGCGCGAAAGGTCGCCCAGTTTTATCAAAACACTCGATCCGGCACCCTTGGCGGTGGATGTACACCCGCATCTGCTCGGTTTCGATTTCTACCCCTGCGTCAGTTTCCCAAAGTTGGAAGGGTACGATTGACCATTCTGGATCGTCCAATGTGACTGCCCACGAACGACGCGGCATCAATTCACCATTAGGTGCCCAGCGGACTCGGACTAAGTTTGGTGCCAGGATGCTAATTGCAAGGCGCGAATTTTCACAATCGCCGTAGATTCCTCGATCGTGGCGTTCTATCGTTTTTAGCGTTCCAATTGTTGACCAAGATGTCCCTGTCGTGGGCAGTTTTCCAAAATATTGCGGCATCACCCCTCCCGGTAAACTGTGAATTTGAGTAGAAGCGATTGATAAATTGCTCCTACAGCGAGCGATCGCTAATGAGCAAAATGCTTTTACTCGCCTCGATCCAGCTTGTAACAGTTGATCGACTGCGGCTTCTTCCAGGGGGAAGGTTTTGCTTCGGTGAAGCTGGGGTGCGAGAAGTCCGTATAACCGGGGTGTCAGCATCCATTTAAGGAGGATGACTCTTTGGGAGATAGCAAGTGGATTCCCCACGATGACAGCGGATTTTATCTGAACTTTGTTAGCGTGGTTTCGGTGTTTAGCCATCAGTAGGGAGTGGTTATTCGCGCCCAACTGATGCACAATCTAGATTTTTGGAGAAAACTGCTGATGAAATTCACGCGCCGCGAATTTATCATGGCCTCTACGCTGGCGGCAGGGTTTGCCCTAGCAGTTCGCCCCATTTCTGCCCAAGTCATTACGACCGATAAGAAAGGCTTGGTGGCGGGTGAAGTGAAGATACCCGTAGAAGATGGAGCCATCCCCGCTTATCGAGCAATGCCTGCCAGGGGTAAGAATTTCCCCGTCGTGCTAGTGGTGCAGGAAATCTTTGGCGTTCACGAACATTTGCAAGATATCTGTCGCCGCTTTGCAAAACTGGGCTATTTAGCGATCGCGCCAGAACTCTATGCGCGTCAAGGCGATGTTTCCCAAATGAGCGATGTTCAAGAAATTATCACCAAAGTAGTTTCTAAAGTCCCCGATGCCCAAGTTATGTCAGATTTGGATGCAACGGTTGCTTGGGCAGCTAAGTCCAGTCGGGGAAACACCGATAAACTGGGAATTACAGGCTTTTGCTGGGGTGGGCGAATCGTTTGGCTGTATGCGGCGCACAATCCCACGCTCAATGCTGGAGTTGCTTGGTACGGACGCTTAGTCAGCGAGTCTTCGCCGCTTACTCCAAAACATCCTATTGACTTGGTTGATCAGCTGAAAGCGCCCGTACTGGGACTCTACGGCGGCAACGATACCGGCATTCCGAACGAAACCGTCGAGAAGATGCAAGAAGCGCTGAAAGCAGCAGACAAGCCTTCGGAAATTATCCTTTATCCGGACACGCCCCACGGTTTTTTTGCCGACTATCGCCCCAGCTACCGCGAAGAGGAAGCAGAAGACGGCTGGAAACGTCTACAAGCTTGGTTTAAGAAGTACGGGGTTGCTTAAGAAGCGATCGCTCATTCTGCGATTCGGTTGCTTTTAAGTCTACTTAAGCCCTGGCGATTGGAAATCGCGGCTATACAAACGAAGTCCGCCTTCGCGGACTAAGGAAAAATCATTCTTTAACCTGCGAAGGCAGGTTTTGTCTGTATAGCTGCGGTTTCAACCGCCGAGCCAATCTTCAGTTGGTACTGATGGGTAATATATTCCACCCATCCAAGAACCGCTAGAAAGCAAACCTACTTGTTTTCTGTGTCTGTGAACTATCTCCAGATTGATGTTTCTTTCCAAGACATTGATAAACTAAGCGATGTATCAGTAGCTGTTAGGTGAAACTTTGCTAGACGAACAAGCCAAAAAAACTATTCTGCGTAAGATTCCTCATGGACTCTACATCTGCGGTGTCAAAGATGGCGAAGAAGTTAACGGCTTCACAGCCAGCTGGGTGATGCAGGGATCGTTTCAGCCACCGCTGGTTGTGAATTGCGTTAAGCAGGATTCTAAATCCCACGC from Coleofasciculus sp. FACHB-1120 includes these protein-coding regions:
- a CDS encoding glycoside hydrolase family 31 protein, with translation MPQYFGKLPTTGTSWSTIGTLKTIERHDRGIYGDCENSRLAISILAPNLVRVRWAPNGELMPRRSWAVTLDDPEWSIVPFQLWETDAGVEIETEQMRVYIHRQGCRIECFDKTGRPFAQDTGMGMAGRMGAIAAWKRIEADEHFYGFGERTKLLDKLSEVQTNWTVDALDYSSFTDEMYQAIPFFIALRPELAYGIFFNTTFWSQFDIGAEQPGVYRMETRGDELDYYIIYGPEPAQILSTYTQLTGRMQLPPKWSLGYHQCRWSYESEEVVRELAQEFRNRRIPCDVIHLDIDYMNGYRVFTWSPKRFPDPAQLVNDLAQDGFKTVTIIDPGVKYEPEADYHVFDQGIENDYFIRKAEGELFHGYVWPDKAVFPDFLRPEVRQWWGDLHKSLTEVGVAGIWNDMNEPAIDDRPFGDPGNKISFPLDAPQGSPEERTTHTETHNLYGQSMAQSACEGLKRLRPTERSFVLTRSGFAGIQRWSSVWMGDNQSLWEYLEMSLPMLCNMGLSGVAFVGSDIGGFAGNATAELFARWMQVGMLYPLMRGHSAMSTARHEPWVFGDRVEAICREYINLRYQLLPYIYTLFWEAATTGAPILRPLLYHFSNDPKTYKLYDQVLLGSSLMAAPIYRPGVEYRALYLPEGTWYDWWTGERYEGATHILAHAPLERMPLYVRAGAIIPMQPVMQYTDERPLDELTLRIWPGHGECRLYEDDGHTFEYQTGAFATTTYRVYSQGQQTRVEIAAREGNWTPPNRETIVQLVGVGEQRFVDDSTARQLTF
- a CDS encoding dienelactone hydrolase family protein; protein product: MMKFTRREFIMASTLAAGFALAVRPISAQVITTDKKGLVAGEVKIPVEDGAIPAYRAMPARGKNFPVVLVVQEIFGVHEHLQDICRRFAKLGYLAIAPELYARQGDVSQMSDVQEIITKVVSKVPDAQVMSDLDATVAWAAKSSRGNTDKLGITGFCWGGRIVWLYAAHNPTLNAGVAWYGRLVSESSPLTPKHPIDLVDQLKAPVLGLYGGNDTGIPNETVEKMQEALKAADKPSEIILYPDTPHGFFADYRPSYREEEAEDGWKRLQAWFKKYGVA